The genomic region GACAGAAGGGGGCAGGGTTGGCCCTGGGACACAGACCCAGTCCAAGGCTGCCTCTTGGAGGTGGGTGGGAGAGGGCTGCTGTCTTCATCAGTCAGGGAGGGGCGGAAGCAGGGGGAAGGGAGACCCCAACAGGCCTGATCATGAACCCTGGGCAGGATGGGGACATCATGGAATATGGGCTCTGTGCCCAGGGAGCCCACAAGCCACAGTGGTGAGTCCTCCCAGTGCCCTGATGGACAGGCACCACAGTTACTGCTGGCAGGTATTACTATCCTGATGATCAGGGCAGTGGTTACCAGTGTGGACCCTGGAACCCAGCACCTAGGGCCAGTCTCAGCTATGCCACTTGCTAGCAGTGGGCTCCGGCAAGGCCCTTAATCTGGCTGTAAATGGAGTGACAATTGTTTCTCCTGTGGAGCTGTGAGGAGGCAGGTTACACAAAGTGGCTCTGGAGGGTTCGAGGCTCACAGGCAGCCTGACCAGAGACGCTCTCCACTGGAGGGCAGGGATGGCGTCTCAGCCTTGTGGCTCTGAGGCCGGGTGTCCTGGGCTAGGGTGGAGCTTCCCTCCTGGGGAATGGAGCTTCCGTCCCAGGAAGGGCCTCCCACAGCCTGCCAAACACCTGGCGTGCCCCGGTCCCCACCTGAACACATCCGCTGCTGTCCCATAGGAGCCCTGCAGCAGCTCGGGGGCCATGTAGCGGGGGTCTCCCTCCTGGACCTCACCAGCTCCTGCTGTACCCAGCTCCACCAGCAGTCCGAAGTCACCCAGCTTGCAGCGGCCCCGGGGCCCCAGGAAGATGTTGGCAGGCTTGACATCAAGGTGCACCAGGCCCTGGCCATGCAGATGGGCCAGGGCAAGCAGCGTGTCCCGCAGGTAGCCCCAGACCTGGGCCTCAGGCAGGCTGGCACCCCAGGCCTCACAGTGTTGCTGCAGGCTGGGCCCGCACAGCTCCGTCTGCAGGTACAGGATGCCGCCCTCCTCCCAGGCCTGCTCCAGCCGCACGCAGCATGGGTGCTGCCCCACCTTCTCGTGGCTGCCCACCTCGGCCAACTTGCGGGCCCGGTCCTTGGGGCCCCGGAATGGTGACATGGAACGCTTTACCGCATAGAGCCGGCCGTCCTCCTTGGAGCGCACCTGGAAGGGAGGTGGTACCCACGCACAGAGTGAGGGTGAGCCACAAGTGGCACAATCACATAGGGGGACAACCTGGCAGACCCCATTAAGGGTTCACACACGGGGCACGGTGGTGTAGCTGGCATCTGTCTCAGACCCCTGCCCAGGGtaataacaaaaccagacaaactTCCATCCCTGGGGCTGGGTCTGTGGAGACCCAGCGACGGAGGAGCCAGGGCCAACCTGCACTGACCCCAGGGGACCTCTTGGATGTGTCACGAGGTGGAAAAAGCAGCTGCAGAGCAACACAGGCAGCCCAGGCTGTGGTGTGAAAAGCGGGCTCCCCTGTGAGAAAGCTGACCTGGGGGCCAATGTTGTTTGTACTTTTTAACAAAATTGTCTTCATATAGGACTCATACAAGGGAAAACtcctctctaaaagaaaatataaatgactgGAAACTGTGTTTAAGAAAAGCAAGGTGGCAGGCAGGGGGTAGCTCAAAGCCTGCCAGCCTGGGGAGGGCTGGCCAGGCACTGCACTCAGGGCCAGTGCCAGAGGCTGGGCCGACTCGCCAAGGACGCTGCACAGCTGGCGCCAGGGCCGGAGGAGATGGCACAGGGGCTGCTGCAGGGCGTGCCAGACTCTGGACAAGGGGCCAGTATGCACAGAGCAACCCCTGGAGGGGCCTGCATTGGGGATGATGGGAGCAGCCAAGTCAAATGTGGAGGGAGCCTGTGAGCCCAGCAGGGAGAGGCTGTAGGGAACGGAAGGGGATCAGGCTGCCCAGGACACTGTCCTGCCAAGGGAGGTGCAGAAACACAAAGGAGGTCCCCCAGATGGGCCTAGAAGCCGTCCCCTCACTCACCTTGAAGACCTCTCCGTAGGAGCCATGGCCCAGGCGGCTGAGCCTCTGGAAGCTCTGCTGGAAGAAGGACTCTGGCCGGCTTGGGTCATACCCAGGGCTCTGCAGAGTCTCTGAGGCCTCGCCCCGGAATGACACCCGCCGGGGCTGCAGCTGGTGCCAGCCTGGGGTCCGAGGAGGGAAGAGGCGGCTGATAGGAATGCTGCCCTTGGCAGGGGGCGGAGGTGGGAGGCTCCGGCTGAGCCCCCTGGGCCTCTTGAGGGAGAATCCAGGTTCTGCGTGGCGGAAGTAGGCCGGGACTGGGATGGGGGTGCCACTCAGAGGTGGCGGGGTGCCCTCCGTGGGCACGGGCATGGCCAGTGCAGGAGGCCCTGGGGGCAGAGACAGAGGCTGAGTACAGGGCAGCATGTCCACTCTGATACCACCTGGCCCTGTGGCCCCAAAGAGGCCACAGAAGAGAGCTATGTCTATACCACACACTTATTCTACTTTAAACGGCAATGGGAGAAATAAGCACCTACGAAGAAAAGGCAGAGGACAGATTCATACTCACCTGCCCACCAGGCTGTTGTATTTTAGAGATGATAGAAACATAAGAGGAAAACCATGGGGCCCGTGTTCTTGAGGGTCTTGCAGTCGGGTTAAGAGCAAGGCAGTTTGGAGTCAGACGGGCTGCGCCTGCATCCCTGCCCTCATCACGGCCAGCTCTTTGATCCTAAACTACACAACCTCTTCCGAGACTACACGAGCCCACGATCCCTTATCTCCAATTCCAAAGTGAAAACCCGGAATCCCTCAagtgtctttctttttcataacTGTCGTGCCAAAACCCAGTTAGTGGTGTCCACTTCTAGAATGGCAGTGTGTGCAGCTCCGTGGACCCCTGCCCCAGTGAAACAGCACAACTGGTGACGATTATTCAAAAGCAAGCACTGAAAGCCTCTGGGCATGGTGCCCAGGGCACACAGCAAACAAAGGTTTACACAAGAAAACCTGCCAAGGCCTGGGAATAATGGCAAGCCTGTTGGCACCTAAGCCATGACACTCCTGCCCTCCCACCTCCAGCACCCCTCTCCCCCCGCCTAGCACTGGGGGCAGGTGTGGCCAAGAAGAAGGGCTCCCTCTCCCCCAGCTCCCCGTCAAGGGTTAGGGTGTTTGCCCAGGAGGGCCAGGTTCTCAGCACTTCTCAACCCTCCCAGCTCCACATGGCAGAGGCTAAATTCCAGCTGAGTGTGGCAGACAGGCCAGGGGCTCCTTTCTTCCACCTGCCCCCAAGCATAGAATAGAGGCTATATCTCAGGCCCGGCAGGCTGGGAACATGGAGCCCCAGCTCATTTGTAGGAAGGAGGCTCCACACTGGGAGAGGGCAACCAAGAAGGCCAGAGGCTCCTGCCCGACCCAGCGACCTGCTCCTAAACCAATAGCAGCACTCAGAGAGGTGCCCCGCTGTCCTGCCCCCAGTTCCACAGCATGGCTCAGACAGATATTTAGCCTAGGGGTAGACGTAGGTCATAAATAGAGCTCTCCCCACCCACCAACCCCCTGAAAATTGGCTTGGTTTGAAACAGTGCGTAGGGAAGTTCAAGTTTAAAGGGGCTGTCAAAATCAGTGGAAGTTTTGGTGGTGAGCCATTAAGAAGAGACTGGTACCCGCATTAGGGCAACCAGCTGAACCATAGGCCAGCTAGTTTACCACAGAGAAGTGGAGAAAGAGCTAGCTAGGAAGAGCCTGCCTGCAGTCAGAACAAACCTCACTGACCTCAAAAGCCACCCTGTCAAAGGAGCTCAAAATTAATTggatctggccaggcacagtggctcatgcctgtaatcccagcattttaggaggctgaggtgagtaaatcacctgaggtgaggagtttgagtccagcctggccaacatggtgaaaccccatctctactaaaaatacaaaaattagctgggcgtggtggtgcatgcctgtagtcccagctactcgggaggctgaggcaggggaactgcttgaacctggtaggcagagattacagtgagccaagattatgccactgcactccagcctgggcaacagagcgagactctgtctcaaaaaaaaaaaaaaaatttaattggatTGGACCGTGGAACACTTTATGCCCCAaggtattgtttgtttgtttgtttttgagacagggtctcactctgttgcccaggctggagtgcagtggtatgatctcggctcactgcagcctccgactcccaggttcaagtaattctcttgcctcagcctcctgagtagctgggattacaggcgtgtgccaacacactagaataatttttatatttttagtagagatgtggtttcaccatgttggtgaggctggtgcACCAAAGTATTATAAAAAACGATAgagcggctgggtgtggtggctcacggctgtaatcccagcacttcgggaggcaaggtgggtggatcacttgaggtcaagacttcgagaccagcctggccaacatggtgaaaccccatctctactaaaaatacaaaaattagccgggcgtgctggcgcatgcctgtagtcccagctactcagaggctgaggcaggagaaatgcttgaacccaggaggtggaggttgcggtgagccgagattgcggcactgcactccaactgggcgacaagagcaaaactccatctcaaaaaaaatatataataataaataaaaaattaaaaagagcagTCTCCAGTACCTGAGGGAGTAGAGGGGTGAGGGGAGCGATGCTACCTGGGCCTGGCTGGCAGGCTGCCCTCCATCTTGTGGAGACTCTTCCTCTGACTCTAATTACCCCAGAGTCCCAGCCCAGGGTTTCTCCAAGTCAGGAGCCAGGGTGTTGGGATCCTCGAGGTCACTGGTCACAAGCACAGCCTCCAGGCCCAACCCTGGCACACTCGGGGACCTGGGCCTGTGCATCTTAACCCAGTTCTCCCACCGTCCCTGCCCTACGACTTACGTTCTAGCATGACTGGCCTGGCCCAACAGCCTCAGTGGTGGGATGGGGGAGGCAGGAGCAGGGGCTCCCACGTGAATCCAGGGTGTCCCTGAGCTAAGGCCAGGCGGGGGTGACCTCCGCAGCTTCCGGGGCCCTGGGCGATCGGGCCGTCTCGCCTCACCCTCTCACCAGGCCCGACACATCTGCTGGCCACCTTTCCCAGTAG from Pan troglodytes isolate AG18354 chromosome 18, NHGRI_mPanTro3-v2.0_pri, whole genome shotgun sequence harbors:
- the PKMYT1 gene encoding membrane-associated tyrosine- and threonine-specific cdc2-inhibitory kinase isoform X1, coding for MLERPPALAMPVPTEGTPPPLSGTPIPVPAYFRHAEPGFSLKRPRGLSRSLPPPPPAKGSIPISRLFPPRTPGWHQLQPRRVSFRGEASETLQSPGYDPSRPESFFQQSFQRLSRLGHGSYGEVFKVRSKEDGRLYAVKRSMSPFRGPKDRARKLAEVGSHEKVGQHPCCVRLEQAWEEGGILYLQTELCGPSLQQHCEAWGASLPEAQVWGYLRDTLLALAHLHGQGLVHLDVKPANIFLGPRGRCKLGDFGLLVELGTAGAGEVQEGDPRYMAPELLQGSYGTAADVFSLGLTILEVACNMELPHGGEGWQQLRQGYLPPEFTAGLSSELRSVLVMMLEPDPKLRATAEALLALPVLRQPRAWGVLWCMAAEALSRGWALWQALLALLCWLWHGLAHPASWLQPLGPPATPPGSPPCSLLLDSSLSSNWDDDSLGPSLSPEAVLARTVGSTSTPRSRCTPRDALDLSDINSEPPRGSFPSFEPRNLLSLFEDTLDPT
- the PKMYT1 gene encoding membrane-associated tyrosine- and threonine-specific cdc2-inhibitory kinase (The RefSeq protein has 1 substitution compared to this genomic sequence), with the translated sequence MLERPPALAMPVPTEGTPPPLSGTPIPVPAYFRHAEPGFSLKRPRGLSRSLPPPPPAKGSIPISRLFPPRTPGWHQLQPRRVSFRGEASETLQSPGYDPSRPESFFQQSFQRLSRLGHGSYGEVFKVRSKEDGRLYAVKRSMSPFRGPKDRARKLAEVGSHEKVGQHPCCVRLEQAWEEGGILYLQTELCGPSLQQHCEAWGASLPEAQVWGYLRDTLLALAHLHGQGLVHLDVKPANIFLGPRGRCKLGDFGLLVELGTAGAGEVQEGDPRYMAPELLQGSYGTAADVFSLGLTILEVACNMELPHGGEGWQQLRQGYLPPEFTAGLSSELRSVLVMMLEPDPRLRATAEALLALPVLRQPRAWGVLWCMAAEALSRGWALWQALLALLCWLWHGLAHPASWLQPLGPPATPPGSPPCSLLLDSSLSSNWDDDSLGPSLSPEAVLARTVGSTSTPRSRCTPRDALDLSDINSEPPRGSFPSFEPRNLLSLFEDTLDPT
- the PKMYT1 gene encoding membrane-associated tyrosine- and threonine-specific cdc2-inhibitory kinase isoform X2, coding for MLERPPALAMPVPTEGTPPPLSGTPIPVPAYFRHAEPGFSLKRPRGLSRSLPPPPPAKGSIPISRLFPPRTPGWHQLQPRRVSFRGEASETLQSPGYDPSRPESFFQQSFQRLSRLGHGSYGEVFKVRSKEDGRLYAVKRSMSPFRGPKDRARKLAEVGSHEKVGQHPCCVRLEQAWEEGGILYLQTELCGPSLQQHCEAWGASLPEAQVWGYLRDTLLALAHLHGQGLVHLDVKPANIFLGPRGRCKLGDFGLLVELGTAGAGEVQEGDPRYMAPELLQGSYGTAADVFSLGLTILEVACNMELPHGGEGWQQLRQGYLPPEFTAGLSSELRSVLVMMLEPDPKLRATAEALLALPVLRQPRAWGVLWCMAAEALSRGWALWQALLALLCWLWHGLAHPASWLQPLGPPATPPGSPPCSLLLDSSLSSNWDDDSLGPGHPPCLACPPAGPHSPLRLSWPGLWGAPPPPGAGAHPGKQVQGLGWAGLAFGS